From Streptomyces cyaneogriseus subsp. noncyanogenus, the proteins below share one genomic window:
- a CDS encoding Lrp/AsnC family transcriptional regulator, which yields MADSVALDPVDLHLLRLLQNDARTTYRELAAQVGVAPSTCLDRVTRLRRAGVILGHRLRLDPAKLGRGLEALLSVQVRPHRRELVGPFVERIRALAESRTVFHLTGPDDYLVHVAVADMADLQRLVLDEFTARREVARVETRLIFQQWDCGPLLPPSPP from the coding sequence ATGGCCGACTCTGTCGCACTGGATCCGGTCGATCTCCACCTGCTGCGGCTGTTGCAGAACGACGCCCGGACGACCTACCGGGAGCTGGCCGCGCAGGTCGGGGTGGCGCCGTCGACCTGTCTGGACCGGGTGACGCGGCTGCGCCGGGCCGGGGTGATCCTCGGTCACCGGCTGCGCCTGGACCCGGCCAAGCTGGGGCGCGGTTTGGAGGCGCTGCTGTCGGTGCAGGTGCGGCCGCACCGGCGGGAGCTGGTGGGGCCGTTCGTCGAGCGGATCCGGGCGCTCGCGGAGTCCCGGACCGTCTTCCATCTGACCGGCCCGGACGACTATCTGGTCCATGTCGCGGTCGCCGACATGGCGGATCTGCAACGGCTGGTCCTGGACGAGTTCACGGCCCGGCGCGAGGTGGCGCGGGTGGAGACCCGGCTGATCTTCCAGCAGTGGGACTGCGGGCCCTTGCTGCCGCCGTCCCCGCCGTGA
- a CDS encoding SDR family oxidoreductase: MPRLPHPDTAELRRDRLPLRGRTALVTGASRRDGIGHAVARRLAAYGASVYLHHHVPHDAAKPWGADRIDEVIASVREAAGDTGATVAHGPGDLADPEAPAELVARAADALGGRLDILVANHALNGCDGPLDALDAAMLDAHWAVDTRSVLLLVQAHARLRAALPPRTPGGRVVMMTSGQDIAGGMPGEIAYALQKGALASITRSLATTLAEYAVTVNTVNPGPVDTGYLTGEAYDAVAARFPAGRWGMPDDPARLIAWLATDEADWITGQVIDSEGGFRR, from the coding sequence ATGCCACGACTTCCGCATCCCGACACCGCAGAGCTGCGCCGCGACCGCCTGCCCCTGCGCGGCCGGACCGCCCTGGTCACCGGGGCCAGCAGACGCGACGGCATCGGGCACGCCGTCGCCCGGCGGCTGGCCGCCTACGGCGCGAGCGTCTACCTCCACCACCATGTGCCGCACGACGCCGCCAAGCCCTGGGGCGCCGACCGGATCGACGAGGTGATCGCCTCCGTGCGCGAGGCGGCCGGTGACACCGGCGCGACCGTCGCCCACGGGCCCGGCGACCTCGCCGACCCGGAGGCGCCCGCCGAACTCGTCGCGCGGGCCGCCGACGCGCTCGGCGGACGGCTAGACATCCTCGTCGCCAACCACGCTCTCAACGGCTGCGACGGCCCGCTGGACGCCCTCGACGCGGCGATGCTGGACGCGCACTGGGCGGTCGACACCCGCTCGGTGCTGCTGCTCGTCCAGGCCCACGCCCGGCTGCGGGCCGCGCTGCCGCCGCGCACCCCGGGCGGACGCGTGGTGATGATGACCTCCGGGCAGGACATCGCGGGCGGCATGCCCGGCGAGATCGCCTACGCGCTCCAGAAGGGGGCCCTCGCCTCCATCACCCGCTCGCTGGCGACGACCCTCGCCGAGTACGCGGTCACGGTGAACACGGTCAACCCCGGCCCCGTGGACACCGGTTACCTGACCGGCGAAGCCTACGACGCCGTCGCCGCCCGCTTCCCGGCCGGACGGTGGGGCATGCCCGACGACCCGGCCCGCCTCATCGCGTGGCTCGCCACCGACGAGGCGGACTGGATCACCGGTCAGGTCATCGACTCCGAGGGCGGCTTCCGCCGCTGA
- a CDS encoding Lrp/AsnC family transcriptional regulator codes for MTAYSPDATDWRILDVLQREGRASFAELARAVSMSASAVTERVRRMEEAGVIQGYAAVVDPDRLGLPILAFVRLRYPNGNYKPFHDLVAATPEILEAHHVTGDDCFVIKVAARSMRHLEEVSGRIGALGSVTTSVVYSSPLPRRPLGR; via the coding sequence ATGACCGCGTATTCCCCGGACGCCACCGACTGGCGCATCCTCGACGTCCTCCAGCGGGAGGGCCGGGCCAGTTTCGCCGAGCTGGCCCGCGCCGTCTCCATGTCCGCGAGCGCGGTGACCGAGCGGGTGCGGCGCATGGAGGAGGCGGGCGTCATCCAGGGGTACGCGGCGGTCGTCGACCCGGACCGGCTGGGCCTGCCGATCCTGGCCTTCGTCCGTCTGCGCTACCCGAACGGCAACTACAAGCCCTTCCACGACCTGGTGGCGGCCACCCCGGAGATCCTGGAGGCGCACCACGTCACGGGCGACGACTGCTTCGTCATCAAGGTCGCGGCCCGCTCGATGCGGCACCTGGAGGAGGTGTCGGGCCGGATCGGCGCGCTGGGCTCGGTCACCACCAGCGTCGTGTACTCCTCGCCGCTGCCCCGGCGCCCGCTCGGCCGCTGA
- a CDS encoding AAA family ATPase, whose protein sequence is MRLHRLDITAFGPFGGAQTVDFDELSAAGLFLLHGPTGAGKTSVLDAVCYALYGSVPGARQSGQGMTLRSDHAAPGVRTEVRLELTVAGRRLEITRQPPWERPKKRGTGTTVDKAQTWLREYDAAAGTWKDLSRSHQEIGEEITRLLGMSREQFCQVVLLPQGDFARFLRADAEARGKLLGRLFDTRRFAEVEKRLAERRRATEAQVRDGDAALLADAHRMQQAADGSLELPELTPGEPGLATAVLTAAAVARSTAREELTAARLRLAAAESARADAEHRLARERERDRLQRRFAEARQRAERLAERAGAHREAQARMERARKAEAVAPALELREAAGLEHQRAAAAEAGARAVLPGTCADAGAAGLAAAARRAAEELGGLESARRAERRLAELVAERAVLDRQERADEDALHEAEAWLAGWEAVRAGLQTRIDTAQEAATRAEQLGVQREPARQRLAAARRRDRLAAEADGARSRALASAEEAVEARTRWLDLKEQRLSGIAAELAANLADGEPCAVCGATDHPAPARKVDGHVDREAEERALAAYQRAEEQRARDERQLGAVREELAAAAAEAGDAPTARLAEQAEELERAYAGARAAASGLHAAQEELRRAEAERDERIAAQQQAAVRAASRVVHRERLDREQAVLEEELATARGAAGSVAERVAQLERRVADLTDAAEAARAAEDAAQRLKDADARLADAAYRAGFDTPQEAADALLDDAAHRALQRRLDAWQTEEAAVRAVLAEADTAAAAGQPPADLAAAERAAADADRRVREAASARDAAERRCAELDRLSARAAASARRLAPLREEYDRVARLAALAAGTSAENEHRMRLESYVLAARLEQVAAAATARLQRMSSGRYTLVHSDGRTGRGRSGLGLHVVDAWTGRERDTATLSGGETFFASLALALGLADVVTDEAGGVRLDTLFIDEGFGSLDDQTLDEVLDVLDSLRERDRSVGIVSHVADLRRRVHAQLEVVKGRSGSVLRQRGAG, encoded by the coding sequence ATGAGGCTGCACCGGCTGGACATCACCGCCTTCGGGCCCTTCGGCGGCGCGCAGACGGTCGACTTCGACGAGCTGTCGGCGGCCGGGCTGTTCCTGCTGCACGGACCCACCGGCGCCGGGAAGACCTCCGTCCTGGACGCCGTGTGCTACGCGCTGTACGGCTCGGTGCCCGGCGCCCGGCAGAGCGGTCAGGGCATGACGCTGCGCAGCGATCACGCCGCGCCCGGCGTCCGCACCGAGGTACGGCTCGAACTCACCGTCGCCGGGCGGCGGTTGGAGATCACCCGGCAGCCGCCCTGGGAGCGCCCCAAGAAGCGCGGCACGGGCACCACCGTGGACAAGGCGCAGACCTGGCTGCGCGAGTACGACGCGGCGGCCGGGACCTGGAAGGACCTCAGCCGCTCCCACCAGGAGATCGGTGAGGAGATCACCCGGCTGCTCGGCATGAGCCGCGAGCAGTTCTGCCAGGTCGTGCTGCTGCCCCAGGGGGACTTCGCGCGCTTTCTGCGCGCCGACGCCGAGGCACGCGGCAAGCTGCTCGGCCGCCTGTTCGACACCCGCCGTTTCGCCGAGGTGGAGAAGCGGCTCGCCGAGCGGCGGCGCGCGACCGAGGCGCAGGTGCGCGACGGGGACGCCGCGCTGCTCGCCGACGCCCACCGCATGCAGCAGGCCGCCGACGGCTCCCTGGAGCTGCCGGAGCTCACGCCGGGCGAGCCGGGCCTGGCCACGGCCGTGCTGACCGCCGCCGCCGTCGCGCGCAGCACGGCCCGGGAAGAGCTGACCGCCGCACGTCTGCGCCTGGCGGCGGCCGAGTCCGCCCGGGCCGACGCCGAGCACCGCCTGGCGCGGGAACGGGAACGGGACCGGCTGCAGCGACGGTTCGCCGAGGCACGGCAGCGGGCCGAGCGGCTGGCGGAGCGGGCCGGAGCCCACCGCGAGGCGCAGGCCCGCATGGAACGGGCCCGCAAGGCCGAGGCGGTGGCGCCCGCCCTGGAACTGCGGGAGGCCGCCGGCCTCGAGCACCAGCGGGCCGCCGCCGCGGAGGCGGGCGCGCGTGCCGTGCTGCCCGGCACCTGTGCGGACGCCGGTGCCGCCGGGCTGGCCGCCGCCGCGCGCCGGGCCGCCGAGGAACTGGGCGGACTGGAGTCGGCCCGCCGGGCCGAGCGGCGGCTGGCCGAACTCGTCGCCGAGCGTGCCGTCCTGGACCGCCAGGAGCGCGCCGACGAGGACGCCCTGCACGAGGCGGAGGCATGGCTCGCCGGCTGGGAGGCGGTCCGCGCCGGGCTCCAGACCCGTATCGACACCGCGCAGGAGGCCGCCACCCGCGCCGAGCAGCTCGGCGTGCAGCGGGAACCGGCCCGGCAGCGGCTGGCGGCGGCCCGGCGGCGGGACCGGCTGGCCGCCGAGGCCGACGGTGCCCGGAGCCGGGCCCTGGCCTCCGCCGAAGAGGCCGTCGAAGCCCGCACCCGCTGGCTCGACCTCAAGGAGCAGCGGCTGAGCGGCATCGCCGCCGAACTGGCCGCCAACCTCGCCGACGGCGAACCGTGCGCCGTGTGCGGCGCCACCGACCACCCCGCACCCGCCCGCAAGGTGGACGGCCACGTCGACCGCGAGGCGGAGGAGCGCGCCCTCGCCGCCTACCAGCGCGCCGAGGAGCAGCGCGCGCGGGACGAACGGCAACTCGGCGCCGTACGGGAGGAGCTGGCCGCCGCCGCGGCCGAGGCCGGGGACGCCCCCACCGCCCGGCTCGCCGAGCAGGCCGAGGAACTGGAGCGGGCGTACGCGGGGGCCCGGGCCGCCGCCTCCGGGCTGCACGCCGCGCAGGAGGAACTGCGCCGCGCGGAGGCGGAGCGCGATGAGCGCATCGCCGCACAGCAGCAGGCCGCGGTCCGCGCCGCCTCGCGGGTGGTCCACCGCGAGCGGCTGGACCGCGAACAGGCCGTACTGGAGGAGGAGCTGGCGACGGCGCGGGGCGCCGCCGGCAGCGTGGCCGAGCGGGTCGCGCAGTTGGAGCGGCGGGTCGCCGACCTGACCGACGCCGCCGAGGCCGCCCGCGCGGCCGAGGACGCCGCCCAGCGCCTGAAGGACGCCGACGCCCGCCTCGCCGACGCCGCCTACCGGGCCGGTTTCGACACCCCGCAGGAGGCGGCCGACGCGCTGCTCGACGACGCCGCCCACCGCGCACTGCAACGGCGGCTCGACGCGTGGCAGACCGAGGAGGCCGCCGTCCGCGCCGTCCTCGCCGAGGCGGACACCGCTGCCGCCGCCGGGCAGCCGCCCGCCGACCTCGCCGCCGCCGAGCGGGCCGCGGCCGACGCCGACCGGCGGGTACGCGAGGCCGCCTCCGCCCGCGACGCCGCCGAACGGCGCTGCGCCGAGCTCGACCGGCTCTCCGCGCGCGCCGCCGCCTCCGCGCGCCGCCTGGCTCCGCTGCGCGAGGAGTACGACCGGGTGGCCCGCCTGGCGGCCCTGGCCGCCGGCACCTCCGCGGAGAACGAACACCGCATGCGCCTGGAGTCCTATGTGCTGGCCGCCCGCCTGGAACAGGTGGCCGCCGCCGCGACCGCCCGGCTCCAGCGGATGTCGTCCGGCCGCTACACCCTCGTCCACTCCGACGGCCGCACCGGACGCGGGCGCAGCGGCCTCGGCCTGCACGTCGTCGACGCCTGGACCGGCCGCGAACGCGACACGGCGACCCTGTCCGGCGGCGAGACGTTCTTCGCCTCACTCGCCCTCGCCCTCGGGCTCGCCGACGTCGTCACCGACGAGGCGGGCGGCGTCCGCCTGGACACCCTCTTCATCGACGAGGGCTTCGGCAGCCTGGACGACCAGACCCTCGACGAGGTCCTCGACGTGCTCGACTCCCTGCGCGAGCGCGACCGCAGCGTCGGCATCGTCAGCCACGTCGCCGACCTGCGGCGCCGCGTCCACGCCCAGCTCGAGGTCGTCAAGGGGCGGTCGGGATCGGTGTTGCGGCAGCGGGGAGCGGGCTGA
- a CDS encoding serine hydrolase domain-containing protein, protein MRILNRAGAAHMNDTGVQRVLDWAVAELPIPGIVADVRDGERRWFGAAGVADMTTGAPRRPGEYAHAGSGGKAFIATVLLSLEAEGRLSIDDPVNTWLPGVLDRNGYDGDRMTIRHLLSNTSGLFSTGLAPELTRRYATRAGFAEHRFDMVAAEDLLRMTVSQPPVGRPGERFEYSNGGFYLAEAIIEKVTGNGLAEEIDRRIVRPLGLTGTYVRSDEDTGYPDPHPRAYSTLFYKDGTDPASVTPENWESVMEEPGLEPLDVTEFNTSWVPANVISTTDDMITFVGALAGGTLLPAAQHREMWTTVSTEGGNWMPYTRYGLGLFEFDEAATGGLTLRGVGGSYWGCLFYTVSSADGGHAVSLQTNTEWKSWDVLFKVVEAEFGISLGG, encoded by the coding sequence GTGAGGATTCTCAACAGGGCGGGGGCGGCGCACATGAACGACACCGGTGTTCAACGGGTGCTCGATTGGGCAGTGGCGGAATTACCTATTCCCGGCATCGTCGCGGACGTCAGGGACGGGGAACGGAGGTGGTTCGGCGCCGCCGGGGTGGCCGACATGACGACGGGAGCCCCGCGCCGGCCGGGCGAGTACGCGCACGCCGGAAGCGGCGGCAAAGCCTTCATCGCCACCGTGCTTCTCTCCCTCGAGGCCGAGGGACGGCTGAGCATCGACGACCCGGTGAACACCTGGCTCCCGGGCGTGCTGGACCGCAACGGCTACGACGGCGACAGGATGACCATCCGGCACCTGCTCAGCAACACCAGCGGCCTGTTCTCCACCGGCCTGGCACCGGAACTGACCAGGCGGTACGCCACCCGTGCCGGGTTCGCCGAGCACCGCTTCGACATGGTCGCCGCCGAGGACCTGCTCAGGATGACGGTGTCCCAGCCGCCGGTCGGCCGGCCAGGGGAGCGCTTCGAGTACTCCAACGGCGGTTTCTACCTCGCCGAGGCCATCATCGAGAAGGTCACCGGCAACGGCCTCGCCGAGGAGATCGACCGCCGCATCGTCCGGCCGCTCGGTCTGACCGGCACCTATGTGCGTTCCGACGAGGACACGGGATATCCCGACCCCCACCCGCGGGCCTACTCGACGCTGTTCTACAAGGACGGCACCGACCCGGCCTCGGTCACCCCGGAGAACTGGGAGTCGGTGATGGAGGAACCCGGGCTCGAACCCCTCGACGTCACCGAGTTCAACACCTCGTGGGTGCCCGCCAACGTCATCTCCACCACCGACGACATGATCACCTTCGTCGGCGCGCTGGCCGGCGGCACCCTGCTGCCGGCGGCCCAGCATCGCGAGATGTGGACCACGGTCTCCACCGAGGGCGGCAACTGGATGCCGTACACCCGGTACGGCCTCGGTCTGTTCGAGTTCGACGAGGCGGCGACGGGCGGCCTGACACTGCGCGGTGTGGGCGGCAGCTACTGGGGATGCCTGTTCTACACGGTGAGTTCCGCCGACGGCGGCCACGCCGTCTCCCTCCAGACGAATACCGAGTGGAAGTCCTGGGACGTCCTCTTCAAGGTCGTCGAAGCGGAATTCGGCATCTCCCTCGGCGGGTGA
- a CDS encoding rhodanese-like domain-containing protein, whose product MSTGTITAANPVLRVPPAAPAEAAAHFRAALAFHADVADVAAALAAGGDPGFTLVDSRSTAAWDQGHVPGAVHLPTALVPERAERLLDRSVPVVTYCWGPGCDGAARSALALAELGYRVKEMLGGFEYWVREGLEFETRRGRERRPADPLTAPVEARDCGC is encoded by the coding sequence ATGAGCACCGGCACGATCACCGCGGCCAACCCCGTCCTGCGCGTCCCCCCGGCCGCACCGGCCGAGGCCGCCGCCCACTTCCGCGCCGCACTCGCCTTCCACGCCGACGTGGCCGACGTCGCCGCCGCGCTCGCGGCCGGCGGCGACCCCGGGTTCACCCTCGTCGACTCGCGCTCCACCGCCGCCTGGGACCAGGGCCATGTGCCCGGCGCGGTCCACCTGCCCACCGCGCTCGTCCCCGAGCGGGCCGAACGGCTCCTCGACCGGTCCGTGCCGGTCGTGACGTACTGCTGGGGCCCCGGCTGCGACGGCGCCGCCCGCTCCGCCCTCGCCCTGGCCGAACTCGGCTACCGCGTCAAGGAGATGCTGGGCGGCTTCGAGTACTGGGTGCGGGAGGGACTGGAGTTCGAGACCCGGCGGGGCCGCGAGCGCCGCCCGGCCGATCCGCTCACCGCGCCGGTGGAGGCGCGGGACTGCGGCTGCTGA
- a CDS encoding trans-sulfuration enzyme family protein, with protein sequence MDTPTTPRARDTEAVHAGRDDLARQGLHAPPIDLSTTYPSYDSRGEAARIDAFAATGAEPDGPPVYGRLGNPTVARFEAALARLEGTEAAVAFASGMAALTAVLLARGALGLRHVVAVRPLYGCSDHLLTAGLLGTEVTWTDPAGIADALRPGTGLVLVESPANPTLAEVDLRAVAHACGSVPLLVDNTFATPVLQRPAEQGARLVLHSATKYLGGHGDVLAGVVACDEEFAGRLRQVRFATGGVLHPLAGYLLLRGLATLPVRVRAASASAAELARRLAADPRVARVHYPRIGGAMVAFEVHGDPHEVIRRVRLVTPAVSLGSVDTLIQHPASISHRVVDPGDRRAAGVSDRLLRLSVGLEDVDDLWADLDGALGRRTAATARREETARN encoded by the coding sequence ATGGACACGCCTACGACGCCGAGAGCGCGGGACACCGAGGCGGTGCACGCCGGCCGCGACGACCTCGCCCGGCAGGGACTGCACGCCCCGCCGATCGACCTGTCCACCACCTACCCCTCCTACGACAGCCGCGGCGAGGCCGCCCGCATCGACGCCTTCGCCGCCACCGGCGCGGAGCCGGACGGCCCGCCCGTCTACGGACGGCTGGGCAATCCGACCGTCGCCCGGTTCGAGGCGGCGCTGGCCCGCCTGGAGGGCACCGAGGCCGCCGTCGCGTTCGCCAGCGGGATGGCCGCGCTGACCGCCGTCCTGCTGGCCCGCGGCGCGCTGGGGCTGCGGCACGTCGTGGCCGTGCGCCCCCTGTACGGGTGCAGCGACCACCTGCTGACCGCCGGGCTGCTGGGCACGGAGGTGACCTGGACCGACCCGGCGGGCATCGCGGACGCGCTGCGCCCCGGCACCGGGCTGGTCCTGGTGGAGTCCCCGGCCAATCCCACGCTCGCCGAGGTCGACCTGCGGGCCGTGGCCCACGCCTGCGGCTCCGTGCCGCTGCTGGTCGACAACACCTTCGCCACGCCGGTGCTGCAACGCCCCGCCGAGCAGGGCGCGCGGCTGGTGCTGCACAGCGCCACCAAGTACCTCGGCGGGCACGGGGACGTGCTCGCGGGCGTGGTGGCGTGCGACGAGGAGTTCGCGGGGCGGCTGCGGCAGGTGCGGTTCGCCACCGGCGGGGTGCTGCATCCGCTCGCCGGCTATCTGCTGCTGCGGGGCCTGGCGACGCTGCCCGTGCGGGTGCGCGCGGCCTCCGCGAGCGCCGCCGAACTCGCCCGCAGGCTCGCCGCCGACCCGCGCGTGGCCCGCGTCCACTACCCGCGCATCGGCGGGGCGATGGTCGCCTTCGAGGTCCACGGCGACCCGCACGAGGTTATCCGCCGGGTCCGGCTCGTCACTCCGGCCGTGAGCCTCGGCAGTGTCGACACGCTCATCCAGCATCCCGCGTCCATCAGCCACCGCGTCGTCGACCCCGGCGACCGCCGCGCCGCCGGGGTGAGCGACCGGCTGCTGCGGCTGTCGGTGGGGCTGGAGGACGTCGACGACCTGTGGGCCGACCTGGACGGGGCGCTGGGACGGCGGACGGCGGCGACGGCCCGCCGGGAGGAGACGGCGCGGAACTGA
- a CDS encoding GNAT family N-acetyltransferase, which translates to MSDVTRARHGRPVRHWRRDVVELAALFTAVAAADTVAQLVGHGPDGPALLVISAIALVATAGFHLWWSRRHGHAPPADDTGARPPSAERQAGPSDRAVAGRPGEPDSALWRMRTTVRDEPGSLAALCAALADRRVDILSLQTHPLAEGTVDEFLLRAPGTVEAPEITRAVARAGGTGSWIERADAHDLVDAPTRILGLATRTALDAAELPLALRQLLGRCTIRSLPAPAAGQGREPDGVPVEGVLEDTVMRLRAPEGGVITVERPHLPFTPTEFARARALVELDARLGPRVPRSGDVLTLPEGSDITVRRADTDDVAAARAMHERCSPATLAMRYHGPVGDADRYLNHLLSPRFGRTLAVQTASGRVVALGHLLWDGDETEVALLVEDAWQRRGIGGELLRRLVAMAAEAGCASVYAVTQSSNTGMVAAMRGLGLPLDYQIEEGTLVITARLAPAATGAHAAYDRAGEQHGGRL; encoded by the coding sequence ATGTCTGATGTGACGCGTGCCCGGCACGGTCGTCCGGTGCGCCACTGGCGGCGGGACGTGGTCGAACTCGCCGCCCTGTTCACGGCGGTCGCGGCGGCGGACACCGTGGCGCAGTTGGTGGGCCACGGCCCGGACGGCCCGGCCCTGCTGGTGATCTCGGCGATCGCCCTGGTCGCCACGGCGGGGTTCCACCTGTGGTGGTCACGGCGCCACGGTCACGCACCGCCGGCGGACGATACCGGCGCCCGGCCGCCGTCCGCCGAGCGGCAGGCCGGGCCGTCCGACCGGGCCGTGGCGGGACGCCCCGGCGAGCCGGACAGCGCGCTGTGGCGGATGCGGACGACGGTGCGGGACGAACCCGGGTCGCTGGCCGCCCTGTGCGCCGCCCTCGCCGACCGGCGGGTCGACATCCTGAGCCTGCAGACGCACCCGCTCGCCGAGGGCACGGTCGACGAGTTCCTGCTGCGCGCCCCGGGCACGGTCGAGGCGCCGGAGATCACCCGCGCGGTGGCACGGGCGGGCGGTACCGGGTCCTGGATCGAGCGGGCGGACGCCCACGACCTGGTGGACGCGCCGACCCGCATTCTGGGGCTGGCCACCCGGACGGCACTGGACGCGGCGGAACTCCCGCTGGCGCTGCGGCAGTTGCTGGGCCGGTGCACGATCCGCTCGCTGCCCGCGCCGGCGGCCGGCCAGGGGCGGGAGCCGGATGGTGTGCCGGTCGAGGGAGTCCTGGAGGACACCGTGATGCGGCTGCGGGCGCCGGAGGGCGGAGTCATCACCGTCGAGCGGCCCCATCTGCCGTTCACGCCGACCGAGTTCGCGCGCGCCAGGGCGCTGGTGGAGCTGGACGCCCGGCTCGGTCCGCGCGTTCCGCGCAGCGGGGACGTGCTGACGCTGCCGGAGGGCAGCGACATCACGGTGCGCCGGGCCGACACCGACGACGTGGCGGCGGCCAGGGCGATGCACGAGCGGTGCTCCCCGGCCACGCTCGCGATGCGGTACCACGGGCCGGTCGGTGACGCCGACCGCTATCTGAACCATCTGCTCAGCCCGCGCTTCGGCCGGACGCTCGCCGTGCAGACCGCCTCGGGGCGCGTGGTGGCGCTGGGCCATCTGCTGTGGGACGGCGACGAGACGGAGGTCGCGCTGCTCGTCGAGGATGCCTGGCAGCGCCGCGGTATCGGCGGTGAGCTGTTGCGCCGGCTCGTCGCGATGGCCGCCGAGGCGGGCTGCGCGAGCGTGTACGCCGTCACCCAGTCGTCGAACACCGGCATGGTCGCCGCGATGCGCGGCCTCGGCCTCCCCCTCGACTACCAGATCGAGGAGGGCACCCTGGTCATCACCGCGCGCCTGGCCCCCGCCGCCACCGGCGCGCACGCGGCGTACGACCGGGCCGGGGAGCAGCACGGCGGGCGGCTCTGA
- a CDS encoding DUF885 domain-containing protein, translating into MSETNSPLPREVADAYVDELVALDPVTGTYLGVKESSSRLPDLSPAGQEELARLARTTLARLDEAERRPGADSDAERRCGRLLRERLTAELAVHEAEEGLRSVGNMGTPAHSVREIFTVTPTATEEDWAAVAERLRAVPAALAGYRESLALGLERKLYAGPRPTAAFVAQLGEWADTGRGRGWFEDFAAAGPEALRAELDEAARAATAAVAGLRDWMREVYAPAIEGAPDTVGRERYARWSRYYNGTDLDLDEAYAYGWSEYHHLLAEMKREAEKILPGAETPWAALAHLDEHGRHIEGVDEVRDWLQKLMDRAIESLDGTHFDLAERVRRVESCIAPPGSAAAPYYTSPSEDFSRPGRTWLPTMGQTRFPVYDLVSTWYHEGVPGHHLQLAQWVHVAEDLSRYQASVGMVSANAEGWALYAERLMDELGFLTDAEERLGYLDAQMMRAVRVIVDIGMHLELEIPADSPFHPGERWTPKLAQEFFGAHSSRPADFVESELTRYLTIPGQAIGYKLGERAWLLGRENARKRHGDSFDLKSWHMAALSQGSLGLDDLVDELSRL; encoded by the coding sequence ATGTCAGAGACGAACAGCCCGCTGCCCCGTGAAGTCGCCGACGCCTACGTCGACGAGCTCGTCGCCCTCGACCCGGTCACCGGGACGTACCTCGGCGTGAAGGAGAGCTCCAGCCGTCTGCCCGACCTCTCGCCCGCCGGGCAGGAGGAACTGGCCCGGCTGGCGCGGACCACGCTCGCCAGGCTGGACGAGGCGGAGCGCCGGCCGGGCGCGGACAGCGACGCGGAGCGGCGCTGCGGCCGGCTGCTGCGCGAGCGGCTCACCGCCGAACTCGCCGTGCACGAGGCCGAGGAGGGCCTGCGCTCGGTCGGCAACATGGGCACCCCGGCGCACTCGGTCCGGGAGATCTTCACCGTGACGCCGACGGCGACGGAGGAGGACTGGGCGGCCGTCGCCGAGCGGCTGCGCGCGGTGCCGGCCGCGCTGGCGGGCTACCGGGAGTCCCTCGCGCTCGGCCTGGAGCGCAAGCTGTACGCGGGGCCGCGCCCGACCGCCGCCTTCGTCGCACAGCTCGGCGAGTGGGCCGACACGGGCCGGGGCCGCGGCTGGTTCGAGGACTTCGCCGCCGCCGGTCCCGAGGCGCTGCGCGCGGAACTGGACGAGGCCGCCCGCGCGGCGACCGCGGCCGTGGCCGGTCTGCGGGACTGGATGCGCGAGGTGTACGCCCCGGCGATCGAGGGCGCCCCGGACACGGTGGGCCGGGAGCGCTACGCCCGCTGGTCCCGCTACTACAACGGCACCGACCTTGATCTGGACGAGGCGTACGCCTACGGCTGGTCCGAGTACCACCATCTGCTCGCGGAGATGAAGCGGGAGGCGGAGAAGATCCTGCCGGGCGCCGAGACCCCGTGGGCGGCGCTGGCGCACCTGGACGAGCACGGCCGGCACATCGAGGGCGTCGACGAGGTCCGCGACTGGCTGCAGAAGCTGATGGACCGGGCGATCGAGTCGCTGGACGGCACCCACTTCGACCTGGCCGAGCGGGTCCGCAGGGTGGAGTCGTGCATCGCCCCGCCCGGCAGCGCGGCGGCGCCGTACTACACGTCCCCCTCGGAGGACTTCTCCCGTCCCGGCCGCACCTGGCTGCCGACGATGGGCCAGACCCGCTTCCCGGTCTACGACCTGGTCTCGACCTGGTACCACGAGGGCGTTCCCGGCCACCACCTCCAGCTCGCGCAGTGGGTGCACGTGGCCGAGGACCTCTCCCGCTACCAGGCGTCCGTCGGGATGGTCAGCGCCAACGCCGAGGGCTGGGCGCTGTACGCGGAGCGCCTCATGGACGAGCTGGGCTTCCTCACCGACGCCGAGGAGCGGCTCGGCTACCTGGACGCGCAGATGATGCGGGCGGTCCGGGTCATCGTCGACATCGGCATGCACTTGGAGCTGGAGATCCCGGCCGACTCGCCGTTCCACCCGGGCGAGCGCTGGACGCCGAAGCTGGCGCAGGAGTTCTTCGGCGCGCACAGCAGCCGCCCGGCGGACTTCGTGGAGAGCGAGCTGACCCGCTATCTGACGATCCCCGGGCAGGCCATCGGCTACAAGCTGGGCGAGCGGGCCTGGCTGCTGGGCCGGGAGAACGCGCGCAAGCGGCACGGCGACTCCTTCGACCTGAAGTCCTGGCACATGGCCGCCCTGTCCCAGGGCTCCCTGGGACTGGACGACCTGGTGGACGAGTTGTCGCGGCTGTGA